In a single window of the Halobaculum lipolyticum genome:
- a CDS encoding DUF3488 and transglutaminase-like domain-containing protein produces the protein MASDSGESALRNQSAEVHFIVETTQPTYWRTGAFDAYTGQGWARTGDSRPSDGTVNTAGLRDERIDYRITLQESATAAPTAWQPSSVSLSSESLYVLPGRSLASAEGLPAGTTYTGVSYAPPRDRTVLASAGQDYPEAVESRYATLPENRSSERVAAFTDDLTADASTPYEKAVVIEEWLEANREYSLNSSHDPEAGTVTEEFLFNMKTGYCEYFATAMTVMLRTQDVPARYAVGYSTGQPTGDGEYTVRAMNAHAWVEVYFPEAGWVRFDPTPASSRLDAEGEAYASQTGESSSSYLQESGSADTGTGSSQSTPGDTTATGTPGTGSLGESSGSEGTDSAGGSTTGTPSGQAGSGTTSSDSESETDGETPSDDSGSESDSDSEASSEESEDSSDDSQDDSESDSENEDQSESTPDESDSETDDSTTPEPEPIEASLNRTAVPGAVVEVTVTRGGEPVSDARVLFNDDAIGRTDTNGTVVGEVPYASSLNVTVEAGTAGSNAIAGTALPRVGYDDTRVFDVGNIERGLPASASDSNETTYPLDTNATVSIVGDVRSNATVTVVATVDDVPVRDANVRLDGTQVATTDARGQTTVRLPSTPGNHTISVGRGPVEGSAQVKIRELGATHRVGWPIALPTAPVTVTATLGNDTVAGATVHSGGTTLGQTGVDGNATVAVSASNGVTYTVAAYGQTATTTVTGAVTNAAGVTVALLLVLGVLVRSGHRRGVRPRRIPGRVYRTVRRLVHAAVSALVAIAEAITGGVTAIRQLLSDVFSRAVALRAVPGRVLSKLTALAGVIRAALVGLPAALRAKVARTTGASSAAAESVESASDGEDAPPEAQLTVRRAWREFLRLVPVRRVRRRTPGEVARRAIDTGLPAGPVTTLRDAYREVEYGGKDPTARLGGVQGALSTLTSDDDREEDTDDKGVTHAGDDSSDDGNTDHDRGEQ, from the coding sequence TTGGCAAGTGATAGCGGCGAGTCGGCGCTGCGCAACCAGAGTGCAGAGGTTCATTTCATCGTCGAGACGACACAGCCCACCTACTGGCGTACAGGCGCCTTCGACGCCTACACCGGGCAGGGGTGGGCCAGAACGGGTGATTCGCGACCGAGTGATGGGACGGTGAATACCGCCGGATTACGCGACGAGCGGATCGATTACCGAATCACGCTACAGGAATCGGCGACCGCTGCGCCGACCGCATGGCAACCGTCGAGCGTCTCACTGTCTTCGGAGTCGCTGTACGTCCTTCCCGGCCGCAGCCTCGCATCGGCTGAGGGGCTTCCCGCCGGGACGACCTACACCGGCGTTTCGTATGCGCCACCACGCGATCGAACGGTTCTCGCCAGCGCCGGGCAAGACTACCCGGAGGCGGTTGAATCGCGATACGCCACCCTTCCTGAGAACCGATCCAGCGAGCGAGTGGCAGCGTTCACCGACGACCTGACCGCAGACGCGTCGACGCCGTATGAGAAGGCAGTCGTGATCGAAGAGTGGCTGGAGGCGAACCGTGAGTACTCACTGAACTCCTCACATGACCCGGAGGCTGGCACCGTCACCGAGGAGTTCCTCTTCAACATGAAGACCGGCTACTGTGAGTACTTCGCGACGGCGATGACGGTGATGTTGCGGACACAAGACGTCCCCGCACGCTACGCCGTCGGGTATTCGACCGGGCAACCGACCGGAGACGGTGAGTACACCGTCCGAGCAATGAACGCTCACGCGTGGGTCGAGGTGTATTTCCCCGAGGCGGGATGGGTGCGGTTCGACCCGACGCCTGCAAGTTCGCGACTCGACGCCGAGGGTGAGGCGTACGCAAGCCAAACCGGCGAGTCGTCGTCATCGTATCTCCAAGAGTCGGGATCCGCGGATACTGGAACCGGTTCATCACAGTCTACCCCCGGCGACACAACTGCGACGGGCACTCCCGGGACCGGCTCGCTCGGTGAATCGAGCGGCAGTGAGGGAACCGATAGTGCCGGTGGAAGCACAACTGGAACTCCGAGTGGGCAAGCCGGTTCCGGGACCACCTCGTCCGACAGTGAGTCAGAAACTGACGGAGAGACCCCTAGCGACGACTCCGGCAGCGAATCGGACTCCGACTCCGAAGCGAGTAGTGAGGAGTCCGAGGACAGCAGTGACGACTCTCAGGACGACTCCGAAAGCGACTCCGAGAACGAAGACCAGTCGGAGTCGACACCCGATGAATCGGACTCGGAAACAGACGACTCGACCACACCGGAGCCCGAGCCGATCGAGGCATCGCTGAATCGCACGGCAGTTCCCGGTGCCGTCGTTGAAGTGACGGTCACACGCGGTGGAGAGCCGGTTTCGGATGCGCGCGTCCTGTTCAACGACGACGCTATCGGCCGGACCGACACGAACGGAACGGTCGTCGGGGAAGTCCCGTATGCAAGCTCGTTGAACGTCACCGTTGAAGCGGGGACCGCCGGTTCGAACGCGATAGCCGGAACTGCGTTGCCACGAGTCGGTTACGACGACACGCGAGTCTTCGACGTGGGGAACATCGAACGCGGCCTCCCAGCGAGCGCGAGCGACTCCAACGAGACGACGTACCCACTGGATACGAACGCGACCGTCTCGATCGTCGGCGACGTCCGGAGTAACGCCACGGTGACGGTCGTCGCGACCGTCGACGACGTCCCCGTTCGCGACGCAAACGTACGGCTCGACGGTACACAGGTCGCGACGACCGATGCGCGGGGGCAGACGACCGTTCGCCTCCCAAGCACACCCGGAAACCACACGATATCGGTGGGCAGAGGTCCGGTCGAGGGCTCCGCACAAGTCAAGATCCGTGAACTCGGTGCGACACATCGCGTCGGCTGGCCGATTGCCCTCCCGACAGCACCGGTCACGGTGACAGCGACACTCGGGAACGACACCGTCGCTGGGGCGACTGTCCACAGCGGGGGCACTACACTCGGGCAGACCGGTGTTGATGGAAACGCGACCGTCGCGGTATCGGCGTCTAACGGTGTCACCTACACAGTTGCAGCCTACGGTCAGACAGCAACGACGACGGTGACGGGCGCGGTGACGAACGCTGCCGGAGTCACGGTCGCTCTCCTACTCGTTCTCGGCGTGTTGGTGCGATCTGGTCATCGTCGGGGAGTACGCCCCCGACGAATTCCTGGGCGCGTGTATCGCACTGTCCGCCGCCTCGTCCACGCAGCGGTGTCCGCGCTCGTCGCGATCGCGGAGGCGATTACCGGTGGGGTCACCGCGATTCGACAGTTGCTCTCCGATGTGTTCTCTCGGGCTGTCGCACTTCGAGCGGTTCCCGGTCGAGTCCTCTCGAAGCTCACGGCACTGGCGGGAGTCATCCGTGCCGCACTTGTGGGTCTCCCAGCGGCGTTACGAGCGAAGGTGGCCCGAACGACTGGTGCGTCTTCGGCGGCTGCAGAATCTGTGGAGTCGGCTTCCGACGGAGAGGATGCGCCTCCGGAGGCACAACTGACGGTTCGACGAGCGTGGCGAGAGTTCCTCCGGCTGGTCCCGGTTCGCAGGGTGCGCCGGCGAACCCCTGGAGAGGTTGCCAGACGTGCCATCGATACGGGGCTTCCTGCGGGTCCGGTGACGACACTCCGAGACGCCTATCGAGAAGTCGAGTACGGCGGGAAAGACCCGACTGCTCGACTTGGGGGCGTTCAGGGAGCGCTGTCGACGCTCACTAGCGACGACGACCGAGAAGAGGATACGGACGACAAGGGTGTGACCCACGCCGGCGACGACAGCTCGGACGATGGCAATACCGACCACGACCGAGGTGAGCAGTGA
- a CDS encoding type B DNA-directed DNA polymerase produces MVLTIDFDDEQVTEWHLAGDGVEARTITDYRPTLYVGAPVSQLYGKEGGQTPDPRMPRRGALSASLQEIRSFLDGQEAVVDLCPDVWRQTFRTSFRPVLRVECRRVQDVRSVARRVHQFGDPDEHTCYNVDLTRQLRYTLETDCDPSPDTSIRELQTLRLSFPAHESELSALSKLRVDGELVGESPKEVAAAVADRVNENDPDVLIVDTARVVPLLFEAAEKYDLQPYSLGRESGYTQLASASTYTSYGQVGHSPARYSVPGRVILDRSNTFFYSEAGLAGCLDLVERAGLPLQELSWASIGRVLTAMQIREARSRGVLVPWRAWRPEFFRSASTLDTADRGGTTLAPEVGVHEEVHELDFSSMYPNIIREYNVSPETVRCGCCDNAAVPNVGYSICERDGYLPDVLGPLIDGRSEIKQRIRESDDPDEVARLESRSSAIKWILVSCFGYQGFSNAKFGRIECHESINAFAREILLDAKAALEAGGWRVLHGIVDSIWVTPAPDVPESDRRPLNVIAKEVSEEVGIELEYEGAFDWVAFCPRRGGDGGALTRYFGRRRGEEYPEEGLGDAVKTRGIECRQDDTPAWINRLQATLIRTLDETHDAEAVCGVLREWIERLEEGEVAPEELLIEQRVSKRVERYTHETVTVAALKRAKWKDCALAPGQRVRYLVVDGDARGLGRVRLDHEALRSYDEGWYRAQAIRAAESVLSALGWDRDKIQSALSMASIPTLERY; encoded by the coding sequence ATGGTCCTCACTATCGACTTCGACGACGAGCAGGTTACTGAGTGGCACCTCGCTGGTGACGGTGTCGAGGCACGCACGATCACCGACTACCGACCGACGCTGTACGTCGGCGCTCCCGTCTCCCAGTTGTACGGCAAGGAGGGCGGTCAGACACCGGACCCACGCATGCCTCGTCGAGGTGCACTCTCGGCGTCGCTGCAGGAGATACGCTCGTTCCTCGACGGTCAGGAGGCAGTCGTCGACCTTTGCCCGGACGTGTGGCGCCAGACGTTCCGGACGTCGTTTCGACCCGTGCTCCGCGTCGAGTGTCGACGGGTCCAAGACGTCCGCTCGGTCGCCAGGCGAGTTCACCAGTTCGGCGACCCCGATGAACACACCTGCTACAACGTCGATCTCACGCGCCAACTGCGCTACACGCTCGAAACCGACTGTGACCCGAGTCCCGATACCTCGATCCGGGAGCTTCAGACGTTGCGACTCTCGTTTCCGGCCCACGAATCGGAGCTGTCCGCCCTCTCGAAGCTTCGCGTCGATGGAGAGCTGGTTGGGGAGTCGCCCAAGGAGGTTGCTGCGGCGGTCGCCGACCGTGTGAACGAGAACGACCCGGACGTACTCATTGTCGACACTGCGCGAGTCGTCCCCCTCCTGTTCGAAGCAGCCGAGAAGTACGACCTTCAGCCGTACTCACTCGGTCGAGAGTCTGGGTACACCCAACTCGCGTCCGCGTCGACGTACACGAGCTACGGGCAAGTGGGTCACTCGCCGGCGCGATACTCGGTGCCCGGTCGGGTGATCCTCGACCGCTCGAACACGTTCTTCTACAGTGAGGCGGGACTGGCGGGCTGTCTCGACCTCGTCGAGCGGGCCGGACTCCCACTCCAAGAATTGAGTTGGGCCTCGATCGGTCGGGTGCTAACTGCAATGCAGATCCGCGAGGCCCGCTCACGGGGCGTGCTCGTCCCGTGGCGAGCGTGGCGCCCGGAGTTCTTCCGGTCGGCGTCGACACTCGACACCGCCGATAGGGGCGGGACGACGCTCGCACCCGAGGTGGGCGTCCACGAGGAAGTACACGAACTCGACTTTTCGTCGATGTACCCGAACATTATCCGGGAGTACAACGTCTCACCCGAGACAGTTCGGTGCGGCTGTTGTGACAACGCCGCCGTTCCGAACGTGGGCTATTCGATCTGTGAGCGGGATGGGTATCTCCCCGATGTGTTGGGACCGCTCATCGACGGCCGCAGCGAGATCAAACAGCGGATTCGAGAGAGTGATGACCCCGATGAAGTCGCGAGGCTGGAGTCGCGCTCGTCGGCGATCAAGTGGATCCTCGTGTCGTGTTTCGGGTATCAAGGCTTCTCGAATGCGAAGTTCGGCCGTATCGAGTGCCACGAGTCGATCAACGCGTTCGCTCGCGAGATCCTCCTCGATGCGAAAGCTGCACTCGAAGCCGGTGGGTGGCGCGTGCTGCACGGAATCGTCGATTCCATCTGGGTGACGCCGGCGCCGGATGTCCCCGAATCCGATCGCCGTCCGTTGAACGTAATCGCCAAGGAGGTGAGCGAGGAGGTAGGGATCGAGTTGGAGTACGAGGGCGCCTTCGACTGGGTCGCCTTCTGCCCACGGCGTGGTGGGGATGGTGGAGCACTCACGCGGTATTTCGGCCGTCGACGGGGTGAGGAGTACCCAGAGGAGGGACTTGGTGATGCGGTGAAGACTCGGGGGATCGAGTGCCGGCAGGACGATACGCCGGCGTGGATCAACCGCCTGCAGGCGACGTTGATCCGAACGCTCGATGAGACGCACGACGCGGAAGCCGTGTGTGGTGTGCTTCGCGAGTGGATCGAGCGGTTGGAGGAGGGCGAGGTCGCTCCCGAGGAGTTGCTAATAGAACAGCGCGTCTCGAAGCGAGTCGAGCGCTACACCCACGAGACGGTGACTGTCGCGGCGTTGAAGCGGGCAAAGTGGAAGGACTGTGCATTAGCGCCTGGGCAGCGAGTCCGGTATCTCGTGGTGGACGGTGATGCACGGGGACTTGGGCGGGTTCGGTTGGACCACGAGGCACTTCGCTCGTATGACGAGGGATGGTATCGAGCACAGGCGATTCGGGCAGCCGAGAGTGTACTGTCGGCGCTTGGGTGGGATCGAGATAAGATACAATCGGCGCTCTCGATGGCGTCGATACCGACACTTGAGAGGTACTGA
- a CDS encoding alpha-ketoacid dehydrogenase subunit beta codes for MSDSNELRIVEAVRQALHEEMVRDSEVLVYGEDVGIDGGVFRATQGLIEDHPGRVHDSPLGEAGIIGLGIGLAATGLKPVPEIQFQSFLYQGFHQLQQHASRLRSRSRGTLSCPMTIRTPYGGGIRALEHHSDSYEAGFAHVPGLKVVIPSTPSDTKGLLTAAIRDPDPVVFMEPTRLYRAFREPVPEGEHVVSLGEAAIRRTGDELTVVAWGSMVREATDAVDKTGVSADVIDLRTISPMDTDAIVESVKKTGRCVVVHEAPRTAGMAAEIVARITDEAFLYLEAPVERVTGYDVPVPMFAREEAYLPNSDRIATAIERTVGF; via the coding sequence ATGAGTGACAGCAACGAACTCCGGATCGTCGAGGCGGTCAGACAGGCACTCCACGAGGAGATGGTCCGTGACAGTGAGGTCCTCGTCTACGGAGAGGACGTCGGCATCGACGGCGGCGTGTTCCGGGCGACACAGGGACTCATCGAGGACCATCCCGGACGAGTTCACGATTCGCCGCTGGGCGAAGCTGGGATCATCGGCCTCGGCATCGGTCTCGCGGCGACGGGTTTAAAACCGGTCCCCGAGATCCAGTTCCAGTCGTTCCTCTATCAGGGCTTTCACCAGCTCCAACAGCATGCGAGCCGGTTGCGGAGTCGAAGTCGGGGTACTCTCTCGTGTCCGATGACGATCCGGACGCCGTACGGTGGCGGCATCCGTGCGCTTGAACACCACTCCGACAGCTACGAAGCCGGGTTCGCCCACGTTCCCGGGCTCAAAGTCGTGATCCCCTCGACACCGTCCGATACGAAAGGGTTGCTAACGGCCGCGATCCGTGATCCGGACCCGGTCGTGTTCATGGAACCGACCCGTCTCTATCGGGCGTTTCGTGAACCGGTTCCGGAGGGCGAGCACGTCGTTTCACTCGGCGAGGCCGCGATCCGGCGGACCGGCGATGAACTCACCGTGGTCGCTTGGGGGAGTATGGTCAGGGAAGCGACAGACGCGGTCGACAAGACCGGGGTAAGCGCGGACGTCATCGACCTCCGCACGATATCTCCGATGGACACCGACGCGATCGTCGAATCGGTGAAGAAAACCGGCCGATGTGTCGTCGTTCACGAAGCCCCGCGAACGGCCGGGATGGCGGCCGAGATCGTCGCCCGGATCACCGACGAGGCGTTCTTGTATCTCGAAGCTCCCGTCGAGCGTGTGACAGGGTACGACGTTCCGGTCCCAATGTTCGCCCGTGAGGAGGCGTATCTCCCTAACTCCGACCGGATCGCGACGGCTATCGAACGAACTGTCGGGTTTTGA
- the pdhA gene encoding pyruvate dehydrogenase (acetyl-transferring) E1 component subunit alpha: protein MPRSTVAEFTIESVRILDEKGAVDEELVPSLSEETLIDLYRQMRRSRRLDERAIALQRRGELGTYAPAIGQEAAQVGSAAALDTGDWIVPAFREQVLYVMRGTPLHKILWYAMGMEEGAEIPDGANVMPPSIPVGSQALHATGIGWGKALRGEQAAAITYFGDGATSHGDVYEALNFAGAYDAQTVFLCQNNQYAISTPRRVQSRAETLAQKAVAAGIKGIQVDGNDVLGVYAATTEALEHARQGNPVLIEAETYRRSMHTTSDDPSVYRSDEEEAEWEKRDPITRFETYLRSEDVLDDDRIEDIGAAIESELEEAIARAKAGQSEVDPVDMFRHTFAELPPVLEQQLAEYKVMRDE from the coding sequence GTGCCACGATCGACCGTCGCGGAGTTCACCATCGAATCAGTCCGGATCCTTGACGAGAAGGGTGCGGTCGACGAGGAGCTGGTCCCCTCACTGTCAGAGGAGACGCTCATCGATCTCTACCGCCAAATGCGTCGGTCGCGTCGACTCGACGAGCGTGCGATCGCCCTCCAACGACGGGGCGAACTCGGGACGTACGCACCGGCGATCGGTCAGGAAGCCGCGCAAGTGGGGAGCGCAGCAGCTCTCGACACGGGGGACTGGATCGTCCCGGCGTTTCGCGAGCAGGTCCTCTACGTGATGCGCGGAACTCCCCTTCACAAGATCCTCTGGTACGCTATGGGGATGGAGGAAGGCGCCGAAATACCAGACGGGGCAAACGTGATGCCTCCGTCGATCCCAGTCGGGTCGCAAGCGCTCCACGCGACTGGAATCGGCTGGGGAAAGGCCCTTCGCGGCGAGCAGGCTGCAGCGATCACGTACTTCGGCGACGGTGCGACCAGCCACGGCGACGTCTACGAGGCGCTAAACTTCGCCGGTGCGTACGACGCACAGACGGTTTTTCTCTGTCAGAACAACCAGTACGCCATCTCGACCCCACGTCGTGTCCAGAGCCGGGCCGAAACACTGGCCCAGAAGGCGGTCGCCGCCGGCATCAAAGGAATTCAGGTCGATGGCAACGACGTCCTCGGCGTCTACGCCGCGACGACCGAGGCACTCGAGCATGCTCGTCAGGGCAATCCAGTCCTCATTGAGGCCGAAACCTATCGCCGGTCGATGCATACGACCTCCGACGACCCGTCGGTGTACCGGAGCGACGAGGAGGAAGCCGAATGGGAAAAACGGGACCCGATCACGAGGTTCGAGACGTATCTCCGGTCGGAGGACGTACTTGATGACGACCGGATCGAGGATATCGGCGCCGCTATCGAGAGCGAATTGGAGGAGGCGATCGCCCGCGCCAAGGCCGGGCAATCGGAGGTCGACCCGGTCGACATGTTCCGGCACACGTTCGCCGAGTTGCCACCCGTTCTCGAACAGCAGCTCGCGGAGTACAAGGTGATGCGCGATGAGTGA
- a CDS encoding orc1/cdc6 family replication initiation protein, with protein sequence MGRFRRESHVFRTRDVLREDYQPESLEERGEKLDEYATALQPIIDGNQPDNIFLYGPTGVGKTAATHQLLTELRSDAQAYDDIDVQLVELNCTGLTSSYQVASNLVNEFRNPDHQLTSVEVDRDPIPETGYPQKRLMRELRKDLESVGGTIAIVLDEIDHIGSDDDILYELPRARKTYDLDAKLGIIGISNDYSFRDQLGARVIDTLCEEEITFPPYDATQLTAILEKRAEQAFHDDVETTAAVRLAAAYAARDRGSARQALDILRKAGDLAKREASENTGGAVAVDEAHVEEANQLVEQQQVLEGIRSLTQHAKLTLLTICAIEAREESPERTRVIHDEYQQVALANGYDPLKRRRIHDHLSNLDLNGILSQVDVSNGRGNKNYYELDISLESVFQVFEETASELEVQPIREHAVRKGLV encoded by the coding sequence ATGGGCCGGTTTCGCCGTGAATCTCATGTCTTTCGAACTCGCGACGTGCTTCGCGAGGACTATCAACCGGAGAGTCTCGAAGAGCGGGGGGAGAAGCTCGACGAGTACGCGACCGCACTCCAACCGATCATCGACGGCAATCAACCCGACAACATCTTTCTGTACGGTCCCACGGGCGTCGGGAAGACGGCCGCGACCCACCAACTCCTCACTGAACTTCGTTCAGACGCACAGGCATACGACGACATCGACGTCCAGCTCGTCGAACTCAACTGCACGGGACTCACGTCGTCGTATCAAGTTGCCTCAAACCTCGTGAACGAGTTTCGGAACCCCGACCACCAGCTCACGAGTGTCGAAGTTGATCGGGATCCAATCCCGGAGACTGGCTATCCGCAAAAGCGGTTGATGCGTGAACTCCGGAAAGACCTCGAATCAGTCGGTGGGACGATCGCCATCGTCCTCGACGAGATCGACCACATCGGATCAGACGACGATATCCTCTACGAGCTACCGCGAGCCCGCAAGACGTACGACCTTGATGCGAAACTCGGGATCATCGGTATCTCGAACGACTACTCCTTCCGCGATCAGCTCGGTGCGCGGGTGATCGACACACTGTGTGAAGAGGAGATCACCTTCCCGCCGTATGACGCCACCCAACTCACCGCGATCTTAGAGAAGCGTGCAGAACAGGCATTCCACGATGATGTGGAGACGACTGCAGCAGTTCGCTTGGCGGCTGCGTATGCTGCTCGCGATCGGGGCTCTGCTCGCCAAGCACTCGACATCCTCCGGAAGGCGGGGGACCTCGCAAAGCGAGAGGCGAGCGAGAACACCGGTGGAGCAGTCGCAGTCGACGAAGCCCACGTCGAGGAAGCGAACCAACTCGTGGAGCAACAGCAGGTGCTAGAAGGGATTCGCTCGCTGACGCAACACGCGAAGCTCACCCTGTTGACAATATGTGCGATAGAGGCTCGCGAGGAGAGTCCCGAACGCACTCGGGTGATTCACGACGAGTACCAGCAGGTTGCATTGGCGAACGGGTATGACCCGCTCAAGCGGCGGCGGATTCACGACCACCTGAGCAACCTCGATTTGAACGGGATCTTGAGTCAGGTTGATGTGTCGAACGGGCGGGGCAACAAGAACTACTACGAGTTGGATATCTCGCTGGAGTCGGTGTTTCAGGTGTTTGAGGAGACCGCTTCAGAGTTGGAAGTGCAGCCCATTCGGGAGCATGCGGTGCGAAAGGGACTGGTTTGA
- a CDS encoding DUF955 domain-containing protein has product MMASRETSVSFSESDTRRDEMHSTIDEWIDDLVNATDAARASEEFLAWLDVQSRFHDYSARNTMLIHQQFPGATMVAGYRTWQQEFDRQVKQGESAIWIWAPIITTRCPACENAPSYHEQIACEYAETPVSEWESGLVGFRPVSVFDVSQTEGEELPEVEYEATGEAGDLVERLCDVAHQVGASVEIVADAEWEYGRANGICHYPERVGEKPLVEVRDRENRADLARTIVHEYAHVRLHVGVEGAVERAKREVEAEAVAYVVARACGLDASGSAFYLASWTGEETAVIRERFDRISTTAGSLLDVIE; this is encoded by the coding sequence ATCATGGCTTCGAGAGAGACGTCGGTCTCCTTCAGCGAGAGCGACACCCGACGAGACGAGATGCACAGTACGATCGACGAGTGGATCGACGACCTCGTGAACGCGACCGATGCGGCACGAGCCAGCGAGGAGTTTCTGGCGTGGCTCGACGTCCAAAGCCGCTTTCACGACTACTCGGCGCGGAACACGATGCTCATCCACCAGCAGTTCCCCGGTGCGACGATGGTCGCGGGGTACCGGACGTGGCAACAGGAGTTCGACCGGCAGGTGAAGCAGGGTGAATCGGCGATCTGGATCTGGGCGCCGATCATCACGACGCGGTGTCCAGCGTGTGAGAACGCACCCTCGTACCACGAGCAGATTGCGTGTGAATACGCGGAGACCCCGGTGTCCGAGTGGGAGAGTGGGTTGGTCGGGTTTCGGCCGGTGTCCGTGTTCGATGTCTCACAGACGGAGGGTGAGGAGTTGCCCGAGGTGGAGTACGAAGCGACCGGGGAGGCAGGTGACCTCGTCGAGCGTCTGTGTGATGTCGCTCATCAGGTCGGCGCGTCCGTGGAAATCGTCGCTGACGCGGAGTGGGAGTACGGAAGGGCGAACGGGATCTGCCACTATCCAGAGCGGGTTGGTGAGAAGCCGTTAGTCGAGGTTCGTGATCGAGAGAACCGAGCTGATCTGGCGCGGACGATAGTGCATGAGTACGCCCACGTCCGGCTGCACGTGGGCGTTGAGGGTGCGGTCGAGCGAGCGAAGCGGGAGGTGGAGGCTGAGGCCGTTGCGTACGTGGTCGCCCGGGCGTGTGGGTTGGATGCGAGCGGGTCGGCGTTCTACTTGGCGTCGTGGACGGGAGAGGAGACGGCGGTGATTCGAGAGCGGTTCGACCGGATCAGTACGACAGCGGGGTCGCTGCTTGATGTGATCGAGTAG
- a CDS encoding BMP family lipoprotein, translating to MLRSGTAIGLSGAFAGCLTGDGGGGGSSGGDTGNGDTDGEGNGDTDSSDEDTSSGGGTTNIAIVSSSAGFGDRAFNDLALEGLQNAAEEYDINLQQVEETNQSNYGTVQSRLAESQNPDYDLIVLVGYQHTQALETNATEYSDQNWMLINDHVDQPNVGGYVWANHEMSFQAGVLAGTMTTRELEHEGNSLNPDNPVVGFVGGVDGALINAFEQAYIAGVEWVNEDIEVRSGYIGNYTDTQTAANIAASQYDDGADIVYQAAAAAGQGVFQAAQEANRFAIGVDADQSVTLPDYADVIMGSAVKYINEGTYLVAEGVVQDNWEDVNGRNVLGLDQDAVAVVLGDAIGSSLPDVVTQNLEESKQAIVDGDITVPCTAAGCQN from the coding sequence ATCCTCCGATCAGGGACCGCAATTGGCCTGAGCGGTGCGTTCGCAGGCTGTCTCACCGGCGATGGGGGTGGCGGAGGATCGAGTGGTGGTGATACAGGCAACGGCGACACAGACGGTGAGGGCAACGGTGATACCGACTCCTCAGACGAGGACACTTCGAGCGGGGGTGGAACGACGAACATCGCAATCGTCTCCAGCTCAGCAGGATTCGGTGACCGCGCATTCAACGACTTGGCATTAGAGGGCCTTCAGAACGCAGCCGAGGAGTACGACATCAATCTCCAGCAAGTCGAAGAAACGAACCAATCCAACTACGGTACCGTCCAATCACGCCTCGCAGAGAGCCAGAACCCAGACTACGACCTGATCGTTCTGGTCGGGTACCAACACACGCAGGCGCTGGAGACGAATGCGACCGAATACTCCGACCAGAACTGGATGCTGATCAACGACCACGTCGACCAACCGAACGTGGGCGGCTACGTGTGGGCAAATCACGAGATGTCGTTCCAAGCAGGCGTGCTCGCCGGGACGATGACCACACGCGAACTCGAACACGAGGGGAACTCGTTGAACCCCGATAACCCGGTCGTCGGGTTCGTCGGCGGCGTCGACGGCGCACTCATCAATGCCTTCGAACAGGCGTACATCGCTGGCGTCGAATGGGTAAACGAGGATATCGAGGTTCGCTCGGGATACATCGGCAACTACACCGACACTCAGACGGCCGCGAACATCGCTGCCTCACAGTATGACGACGGCGCCGACATCGTCTATCAAGCAGCCGCCGCCGCAGGGCAGGGTGTCTTCCAGGCTGCACAGGAGGCGAACCGATTCGCGATTGGTGTCGACGCCGACCAGTCTGTGACGCTCCCCGACTACGCGGACGTCATCATGGGTTCGGCTGTCAAGTACATCAACGAGGGGACCTACCTCGTTGCCGAGGGTGTCGTCCAAGACAACTGGGAAGACGTGAACGGTCGGAACGTCTTGGGTCTCGATCAAGATGCCGTCGCCGTCGTACTCGGTGACGCCATCGGATCGAGTCTACCGGACGTCGTGACACAGAACCTCGAAGAGTCGAAGCAGGCCATCGTCGACGGCGACATCACCGTCCCCTGCACAGCCGCTGGCTGTCAAAACTGA